In Wenyingzhuangia fucanilytica, the following are encoded in one genomic region:
- a CDS encoding endonuclease III domain-containing protein translates to MLKQEKVQFVLDTLEDLYPETPIPLDHKDPYTLLIAVLMSAQSTDARVNTITPLLFAKADNPYDMIKLSVDEIREIIKPVGLSPMKSKGIHGLSQILIDKHDGKVPANFKDLEALPAVGHKTASVVMSQAFNIPAFAVDTHIHRLMYRWGLTNGKNVEQTEKDAKRLFPEHTWNKLHLQIIYYGREYSPARGWDLDKDIITKTIGRKTVIEEYLKKKK, encoded by the coding sequence ATGTTAAAACAAGAAAAAGTACAATTTGTACTAGATACTTTAGAAGATTTATATCCTGAGACACCCATTCCTTTAGATCATAAAGATCCTTATACTTTATTAATTGCGGTGTTGATGTCTGCCCAAAGTACCGATGCTCGTGTAAACACTATTACACCATTATTATTTGCCAAAGCAGACAATCCTTATGATATGATTAAGTTATCTGTTGATGAAATTAGAGAAATCATCAAACCAGTTGGTTTGTCTCCTATGAAATCTAAAGGGATTCACGGTCTTTCTCAAATTTTAATTGATAAGCACGATGGAAAAGTTCCTGCTAATTTTAAAGATTTAGAGGCTTTACCTGCTGTGGGACATAAAACTGCTAGTGTGGTCATGAGTCAGGCTTTTAACATTCCTGCTTTTGCTGTAGACACTCACATTCATAGATTGATGTACAGGTGGGGATTGACCAATGGAAAAAACGTAGAACAAACAGAAAAAGATGCCAAACGTTTATTTCCAGAACATACTTGGAACAAATTACATTTGCAAATTATTTATTACGGACGTGAATATTCCCCTGCTAGAGGTTGGGATTTAGATAAAGATATCATTACCAAAACCATTGGTAGAAAAACAGTGATAGAAGAATATTTAAAAAAGAAAAAATAA
- a CDS encoding 6-pyruvoyl trahydropterin synthase family protein — translation MEITVHRVAYFNAAHRLFRPDWDDAKNFEVFGKCSNPNYHGHNYELVVSVTGPIDQETGFVMDLKILKKLIKLEVEDTLDHKNLNLEIPEFKSTNPTAENISIYIWNKLRTHIPSHLKLAITLYETPRNYVTYSGK, via the coding sequence ATGGAGATTACCGTACATAGAGTTGCTTATTTTAATGCAGCCCACCGCTTGTTTAGACCTGATTGGGATGATGCTAAAAACTTTGAGGTTTTTGGTAAGTGTAGCAATCCTAATTATCATGGTCATAATTACGAGTTGGTGGTATCTGTTACAGGACCTATAGACCAAGAAACAGGTTTTGTAATGGATTTAAAAATCTTAAAAAAACTGATTAAGTTAGAGGTAGAAGATACCTTAGATCATAAAAATTTAAATTTAGAAATACCTGAATTTAAATCGACAAATCCTACGGCTGAAAATATTTCAATTTATATATGGAATAAGTTAAGAACTCACATTCCATCTCACTTAAAATTGGCGATTACTTTATATGAAACGCCAAGAAATTACGTAACTTATTCAGGAAAATAA
- the uvrA gene encoding excinuclease ABC subunit UvrA has product MSQVLEKLSPKEYILIKGAGLHNLKDIDVAIPRNKLVVITGLSGSGKSSLAFDTLYAEGQRRYVESLSSYARQFLGKLNKPKVDYIKGIAPAIAIEQKVNSSNPRSTVGTTTEIYDYLKLLYARIGKTISPISGNEVKKETVSDVINHLKSLEERTKLLLLAPYDLGDRDADKALQILVQQGYARIKVDEETYRIEEVDASKITKKTKLNLVIDRIVVKDDEDYYNRLADSIQTAFYEGKGLCVLENLNNKSTREFSNKFELDGMTFYEPNTHFFSFNNPYGACPTCEGYGNVIGVDEELVIPNTSLSIYEDCIAPWKGESSSDYKNALINYAFEYDIPVHKPWFELTEAQKELVWNGTKSFEGIHDFFKYLESKSYKIQFRVMLSRYRGKTKCTTCKGTRLRPETNNVFVGDKNINELINLPIDELTQFMKNLSLNKYDAEIGKRLLVEINNRLGFLDKVGLGYLTLNRASNTLSGGESQRINLATSLGSSLVGSMYILDEPSIGLHPKDSLKLIEVLKKLRDLGNTVIVVEHDEDIMKQADYIIDIGPNAGVFGGELVAEGTYDDILKASTHTANYLSGADIIEVPLKRRNTKNKIEVVGARENNLKNINVTIPLNCLSVITGVSGSGKSTLVKDIVYPTLQKHIFGQGNKIGEVTAVKGDLDAVKNVEFIDQNPIGKSSRSNPVTYIKAYDDIRALFANENLAKMRNYQPKHFSFNVDGGRCETCKGEGEVTIEMQFMADVHLPCETCNGKRFQKEVLEVKYHDKNIDDILNLSIDEALSFFKKHKQSKISKKLQPLQDVGLGYVALGQSSSTLSGGEAQRIKLASFLVKGGRQEPTLFIFDEPTTGLHFHDIKKLLKSMNALIENGHSLIVIEHNIDFIKCADYIIDIGKEGGKNGGNVLFMGTPEALTQNKESYTGQFLKEKLK; this is encoded by the coding sequence ATGAGTCAAGTACTAGAAAAATTATCTCCTAAAGAATACATATTAATCAAAGGTGCTGGTTTACACAATTTAAAAGATATTGATGTAGCCATTCCAAGAAACAAATTAGTGGTAATTACAGGTTTATCCGGTTCAGGAAAATCTAGCTTGGCTTTTGATACTTTATATGCCGAAGGACAACGTAGGTATGTAGAAAGTTTATCATCTTATGCTCGTCAGTTTTTAGGAAAACTAAACAAACCTAAGGTAGATTATATCAAGGGAATTGCTCCTGCTATTGCTATTGAGCAAAAAGTAAACTCCTCTAACCCACGTTCTACCGTGGGAACTACTACAGAAATATACGATTACCTAAAACTTTTATACGCTCGTATTGGTAAAACCATCTCTCCTATTTCGGGGAACGAAGTAAAAAAAGAAACGGTTTCTGATGTTATTAACCATCTAAAATCTTTAGAGGAAAGAACAAAACTGTTATTATTAGCTCCTTATGATTTAGGCGATAGAGATGCTGATAAAGCTTTGCAAATTTTGGTTCAACAAGGGTATGCAAGAATTAAGGTTGATGAAGAAACCTATAGAATTGAAGAGGTTGATGCTTCTAAAATCACTAAAAAAACAAAGCTGAATTTGGTGATTGACAGAATTGTTGTTAAAGATGATGAAGATTATTATAATCGTTTGGCAGATTCTATTCAAACTGCTTTTTATGAGGGAAAAGGACTTTGTGTTTTAGAAAACCTAAATAATAAATCTACAAGAGAATTTAGCAATAAGTTTGAGTTAGATGGCATGACTTTTTACGAGCCCAACACTCATTTTTTTAGTTTTAACAATCCTTATGGAGCCTGCCCTACTTGTGAAGGGTATGGAAATGTTATTGGTGTTGATGAAGAATTAGTCATTCCCAATACTTCTCTTTCTATTTACGAAGATTGTATTGCTCCTTGGAAAGGAGAAAGCAGTTCTGATTACAAAAATGCTTTGATCAATTATGCTTTTGAATACGATATTCCTGTACATAAGCCTTGGTTTGAATTAACCGAAGCACAAAAAGAATTGGTGTGGAACGGAACCAAATCTTTTGAGGGAATTCACGATTTTTTCAAGTATTTAGAATCTAAAAGTTATAAAATTCAGTTCCGTGTCATGTTATCTCGTTACCGAGGTAAAACCAAATGTACCACTTGTAAAGGAACTCGTTTAAGGCCAGAAACCAACAATGTTTTTGTAGGAGATAAAAACATCAATGAATTGATAAACTTACCTATTGATGAGTTAACGCAGTTCATGAAAAACTTATCATTAAACAAATACGATGCTGAAATTGGAAAAAGATTGTTGGTAGAAATCAACAACCGTTTAGGCTTTTTAGACAAAGTTGGTTTAGGGTATTTAACCTTAAACAGAGCTTCTAATACTTTGTCTGGAGGAGAAAGTCAACGTATCAATTTGGCTACATCTTTAGGGAGTAGCTTGGTAGGTTCTATGTATATTTTAGATGAACCTAGTATTGGTTTACACCCCAAAGACAGTTTAAAACTGATAGAAGTTCTTAAAAAATTAAGAGATTTAGGAAACACCGTTATTGTGGTAGAACACGATGAAGATATTATGAAACAGGCCGATTATATTATAGATATTGGTCCAAACGCTGGTGTTTTTGGAGGGGAATTGGTTGCAGAAGGAACCTATGATGACATTTTAAAAGCAAGCACTCACACTGCAAATTATTTAAGTGGTGCCGATATTATTGAAGTACCGCTTAAAAGAAGAAATACCAAAAATAAAATTGAAGTTGTTGGCGCTAGAGAAAACAACTTAAAAAATATAAATGTTACCATTCCTTTAAACTGTTTGTCAGTAATTACAGGAGTTTCGGGTAGTGGAAAAAGTACCTTGGTTAAAGATATTGTTTATCCTACTTTACAAAAACACATTTTTGGTCAAGGAAATAAAATAGGAGAAGTTACTGCTGTTAAAGGGGATTTAGATGCTGTTAAAAATGTAGAATTTATAGATCAAAATCCTATAGGGAAATCTTCACGTTCTAATCCGGTAACCTACATCAAAGCTTATGATGATATTCGTGCTTTATTTGCCAACGAAAATTTGGCTAAAATGCGTAATTATCAACCCAAACATTTTTCTTTTAACGTAGATGGTGGACGATGCGAAACATGTAAAGGTGAAGGTGAAGTAACCATAGAAATGCAGTTTATGGCCGATGTACACTTGCCTTGTGAAACTTGTAATGGTAAACGTTTCCAAAAAGAAGTGTTAGAAGTAAAATATCACGATAAAAATATTGATGATATTTTAAATTTATCTATTGATGAAGCTTTGAGTTTTTTCAAAAAACACAAACAAAGTAAAATCAGCAAAAAACTACAACCTTTACAAGATGTTGGTTTGGGTTATGTAGCTTTAGGTCAGTCCTCTTCTACCCTTTCTGGTGGGGAGGCTCAACGTATCAAATTGGCTTCATTCTTGGTCAAAGGTGGTAGACAAGAACCTACTCTATTTATTTTTGATGAACCTACTACAGGATTGCATTTTCACGATATTAAAAAGTTACTAAAATCTATGAATGCCTTAATAGAAAACGGACATTCTCTAATTGTGATTGAACATAACATAGATTTTATTAAGTGTGCAGATTATATTATTGACATAGGAAAAGAAGGTGGTAAAAATGGAGGAAATGTATTGTTTATGGGAACACCAGAAGCTTTAACACAAAACAAAGAATCATACACAGGTCAATTTTTAAAAGAAAAACTAAAGTAA
- the idi gene encoding isopentenyl-diphosphate Delta-isomerase → MDQVILVNEQDEPIGTMEKIEAHEKALLHRAFSVFVFNDAGELMLQQRAADKYHSPLLWTNTCCSHQKVGETNVQAGKRRLQEEMGFSTELKDVCSFIYKAPFDNGLTEHEFDHVLTGVYNDEPNLNPEEAEAYKWMKLEDVKVDIEKNPEIYTAWFIIIFEKFYEFISQ, encoded by the coding sequence ATGGATCAAGTTATTCTTGTAAACGAGCAAGACGAACCAATAGGAACCATGGAGAAAATAGAAGCACATGAAAAAGCTTTGTTACACAGAGCCTTTTCCGTTTTTGTTTTTAATGATGCTGGAGAATTAATGTTGCAACAACGTGCAGCAGATAAATATCACTCACCTTTGTTGTGGACCAACACTTGTTGTAGCCATCAAAAAGTAGGGGAAACTAACGTACAAGCTGGTAAACGAAGACTACAAGAAGAAATGGGCTTTAGTACAGAATTAAAAGATGTATGTTCTTTTATTTATAAAGCTCCTTTTGATAATGGTTTAACAGAGCATGAATTTGATCATGTGTTAACAGGTGTATATAATGATGAACCTAATTTAAATCCAGAGGAAGCAGAAGCTTATAAGTGGATGAAGTTAGAAGACGTAAAAGTAGATATAGAAAAGAATCCTGAAATTTATACTGCTTGGTTTATTATTATTTTCGAAAAGTTTTACGAGTTTATTAGTCAATAA
- the bcp gene encoding thioredoxin-dependent thiol peroxidase, with the protein MEMLKVGDKAPNFEAIDQNEKTVKLSDFAGKKLVVFFYPKASTPGCTVEACNLRDNYQTFLAQNYEVVGVSADSVKRQSNFANKQELPFSLLADEDKKVIEAFGVWGPKKFMGKEYDGIHRTTFVIDENGIIIEVITKVKTKEHTAQILK; encoded by the coding sequence ATGGAGATGTTAAAAGTAGGAGATAAAGCTCCTAATTTTGAAGCGATAGATCAGAATGAAAAAACAGTAAAATTAAGCGATTTTGCAGGAAAAAAATTAGTTGTTTTCTTTTATCCTAAAGCAAGTACTCCTGGTTGTACAGTAGAAGCCTGTAATTTAAGAGACAATTACCAAACTTTTTTAGCTCAGAATTATGAGGTGGTAGGAGTAAGTGCAGATTCTGTAAAAAGACAATCAAATTTTGCCAACAAACAAGAGTTGCCTTTTTCTTTATTGGCAGACGAAGACAAAAAAGTGATTGAGGCTTTTGGTGTTTGGGGGCCTAAAAAGTTTATGGGTAAAGAATATGATGGAATTCATAGAACTACTTTTGTGATTGATGAAAATGGTATCATCATTGAGGTAATTACCAAAGTAAAAACCAAAGAGCATACCGCTCAAATTTTAAAATAA
- the kdsB gene encoding 3-deoxy-manno-octulosonate cytidylyltransferase, translating into MKVIAMIPARLQATRFPKKLLRDLCGKTVITRTYEATVNTGLFDAVYVVTDSDEIKAEIENNGGQVIMSLKEHECGSDRISEAADMVAGDIIINVQGDEPFTRIEPLEDLIEVFKNDIKGEIAVASLVHTMEDWHEIVNPNNVKVVLDNNNCVMYFSRAPIPHPRDKEVDVKYYKHIGIYAFRRHALLNFPKMKMCQNEATEKLEGIRFLEHGMKMKMVETPFKVIGIDTPEDLEKAKQLLQNG; encoded by the coding sequence ATGAAAGTAATTGCAATGATTCCTGCTCGTTTACAAGCGACCAGATTTCCTAAAAAACTATTAAGAGATTTATGTGGTAAAACGGTAATTACCAGAACTTATGAAGCTACTGTAAACACCGGTTTGTTTGATGCCGTTTATGTAGTAACAGATAGTGATGAAATCAAAGCTGAAATAGAAAATAACGGGGGACAAGTAATTATGAGTCTAAAAGAACACGAGTGTGGTTCTGATAGGATTTCCGAAGCAGCCGATATGGTTGCAGGAGATATCATTATTAACGTTCAGGGAGATGAGCCATTTACTAGAATAGAGCCTTTAGAAGATTTAATTGAGGTTTTTAAAAACGATATCAAAGGAGAAATTGCTGTAGCTTCTTTGGTTCATACCATGGAAGATTGGCATGAAATTGTAAACCCTAACAATGTAAAAGTTGTTTTAGACAATAATAATTGTGTTATGTATTTTTCTAGGGCTCCAATACCGCATCCTAGAGACAAAGAAGTTGATGTAAAATACTACAAACACATTGGAATTTATGCTTTTAGAAGACATGCTTTGTTAAATTTTCCTAAAATGAAAATGTGTCAGAATGAAGCTACTGAAAAGTTAGAAGGAATCCGTTTTTTAGAACATGGAATGAAAATGAAAATGGTAGAAACTCCTTTTAAAGTAATTGGTATTGATACTCCAGAAGATTTAGAAAAAGCAAAACAATTATTACAAAATGGCTAA
- a CDS encoding RNA polymerase sigma factor, giving the protein MDFTPKHSDAVLVSMYIKGNEDCLSELISRHQEKIFGYIYSKTFDKELSDDLFQDTFIKIIHTLKRGKYNEEGKFLPWALRIAHNLTMDYYRDKKRKKTKYASENYDVFDFLAAEDLNAEDKIELEQTLNKITNLIDFLPADQQEVLRMRIFMDSSFKEIAEHTNVSINTALGRMRYALINLRKILEEKEVVKNN; this is encoded by the coding sequence ATGGATTTTACACCTAAGCACTCAGATGCTGTCCTAGTTTCTATGTATATAAAGGGAAACGAAGATTGCTTGTCTGAATTGATTTCTAGACACCAAGAAAAAATATTTGGTTATATATATTCTAAAACTTTTGATAAGGAACTTTCTGATGATCTTTTTCAAGACACCTTTATTAAAATAATTCACACTTTAAAAAGAGGAAAATACAACGAAGAAGGTAAGTTTTTGCCTTGGGCTTTGCGTATTGCCCATAATTTAACCATGGATTATTACCGTGATAAAAAGCGAAAAAAAACAAAATACGCATCTGAAAATTATGATGTTTTTGATTTTTTAGCCGCAGAAGATTTAAATGCAGAAGATAAAATTGAGTTAGAACAAACGCTAAATAAAATTACAAATCTGATTGATTTTTTACCTGCAGACCAACAAGAAGTACTAAGAATGAGAATTTTTATGGACTCTAGTTTTAAAGAAATTGCAGAACATACCAATGTAAGTATAAACACTGCTTTGGGAAGAATGCGATATGCCTTAATTAATTTGAGAAAAATTTTAGAAGAAAAAGAAGTAGTAAAAAATAATTAA
- a CDS encoding HAD family hydrolase codes for MAKYKVIAFDADDTLWVNEPYFREAEDEFAKLLSIYETENKVQQELYKVIIGNIPLYGYGVKSCILSMIQCATELSNNQLPANITQQILEIGKNMLTKPIELLPGVEEVLKTLSKTYTLIVLTKGDLLDQEKKLDRSGLLNYFHHVEVMSEKNPEGYQRILKHLDIAPKDFLMIGNSLKSDILPVLQIGAEAIHIPFHSIWQFETVAKNKLENQQYKTLSSVKNLLEIL; via the coding sequence ATGGCTAAATACAAAGTCATTGCTTTTGATGCAGATGATACGCTTTGGGTAAACGAACCTTATTTTAGAGAAGCCGAAGATGAATTTGCAAAACTGTTGTCTATTTACGAAACAGAAAATAAGGTTCAACAAGAACTTTACAAGGTTATTATAGGAAACATTCCTTTATATGGTTATGGAGTAAAAAGTTGCATTTTATCTATGATTCAATGTGCAACAGAACTTTCCAACAATCAACTCCCTGCAAATATTACCCAGCAAATTTTAGAGATCGGTAAAAACATGTTAACCAAACCCATTGAGTTATTACCTGGGGTTGAAGAGGTATTAAAAACGTTATCTAAAACATATACACTTATCGTTTTAACCAAAGGAGATTTATTAGATCAAGAAAAAAAATTAGACCGTTCTGGCTTATTAAATTATTTTCATCACGTAGAAGTGATGAGTGAAAAAAATCCAGAGGGGTATCAACGTATTTTAAAACATTTAGACATTGCGCCTAAAGATTTTTTAATGATAGGAAACTCCTTAAAATCAGATATATTACCAGTTTTACAGATAGGAGCAGAGGCCATTCACATTCCTTTTCATTCTATTTGGCAATTCGAAACAGTTGCCAAAAATAAATTAGAAAATCAGCAATATAAAACATTAAGTTCCGTTAAAAATTTATTAGAGATTCTCTAA
- a CDS encoding MFS transporter, with amino-acid sequence MKKFIPAYLLTFVNVLGFSLLMPILPFVVDSYGAPKWVFGLLITLYSAFQFIGAPLLGSMSDAKGRKPILLISQAGTLLSWIIFIIAICLPEYQILGFALPLWIVALSRILDGITGGNTSVTNAYVSDMTTLKEKSYIFGYLGGIVGVGMIIGPGLGGITASTPIGYLGTLLTSVLISTVTLITIFKWLKESHPVEKRTLKQKVSLWEVIYIPLRIKKVDPSPMIKVLFSMKFFFSAMMGFYIGTMALFLIDLFGFNVKELGFFMFIIGLFLSFNQAFVSKFFIQKLGAFKTLILGLLCCAVGLVAITLTKNIWLFIPSYYILNLGLSLCFPVFNSLISVNANPKKQGEIMGISEAINSFCMACFPVVSAIIYTAIGSNLYRLLIILPLMALIFAFVGVKKYGKSTFQG; translated from the coding sequence ATGAAAAAGTTTATCCCCGCTTATTTACTAACCTTTGTAAATGTTTTAGGTTTTAGTTTATTAATGCCAATTCTTCCTTTTGTGGTTGATAGTTATGGAGCCCCTAAATGGGTGTTTGGTTTGTTAATAACACTATATAGTGCTTTTCAGTTTATAGGAGCGCCTTTATTAGGTTCTATGTCTGATGCCAAAGGAAGAAAGCCCATTTTATTAATTAGCCAAGCAGGAACTTTATTAAGTTGGATTATATTCATCATAGCTATTTGTTTGCCTGAATATCAAATTTTAGGGTTTGCATTGCCATTGTGGATTGTGGCTTTGTCTAGAATTTTAGATGGAATTACAGGAGGAAACACTTCTGTTACCAATGCCTATGTAAGTGATATGACTACCCTAAAAGAAAAATCATACATATTTGGTTATTTAGGAGGAATTGTTGGAGTAGGAATGATTATTGGTCCTGGTTTAGGAGGAATTACAGCTTCAACCCCAATAGGATATTTAGGAACTTTATTAACGTCTGTATTAATTTCTACTGTTACTTTAATCACTATTTTTAAATGGTTAAAAGAATCTCATCCGGTAGAAAAAAGAACTTTAAAGCAAAAAGTAAGTTTGTGGGAAGTGATTTATATTCCGTTAAGAATTAAAAAAGTAGATCCTTCGCCTATGATTAAAGTTTTGTTTTCTATGAAATTTTTCTTTTCGGCCATGATGGGATTTTACATAGGAACCATGGCACTTTTTTTAATTGATTTGTTTGGTTTTAATGTAAAAGAATTAGGTTTTTTTATGTTTATTATTGGTTTGTTCCTATCATTTAATCAAGCTTTTGTTTCAAAGTTTTTTATTCAAAAATTAGGAGCTTTTAAAACATTAATTTTAGGATTACTTTGTTGTGCTGTTGGATTAGTTGCCATTACATTAACCAAAAATATTTGGCTATTTATTCCTTCTTATTATATATTAAACCTTGGACTTTCTTTATGTTTTCCTGTGTTTAATTCTTTAATATCTGTAAATGCCAATCCTAAAAAACAAGGAGAGATTATGGGAATTAGCGAGGCGATTAACTCTTTTTGTATGGCTTGTTTTCCTGTTGTTTCGGCCATTATATATACTGCCATAGGAAGTAATTTATATCGCTTATTAATCATTTTGCCTCTTATGGCATTGATATTTGCGTTTGTTGGAGTTAAAAAATATGGGAAAAGTACTTTTCAGGGGTAG